Proteins co-encoded in one Candidatus Stoquefichus sp. SB1 genomic window:
- a CDS encoding ABC transporter permease, which yields MLLKNHFLRLWQDKRILFLYAFLTAGSIIVAVMISSQSAKFANVAVIDDKRLPVLNDQDVDIHYLDHMPLQTDLVTQKYDAFIEMKDQLIVHTYKNEDFKKQLLFLLTTNHEPFMQMAHQGETIFGFMIMFVMMQALFYTTLYGEDKESHMLERIHISGCSLLKYLLSQSIITIVLSWSSTFSILVILHISGFNIGFSLYEYAFLLSLLTLFSTAFAILMNSLFDKETTSLSASAIIVLSSLLSGTFYSFIKDDGIIGLCINVLPQKVLLDLSKHLTHFQQSQWMGLVYLSSLIFIFYSIAIVKERKSMSHH from the coding sequence ATGTTATTAAAAAATCATTTTTTACGCTTGTGGCAGGATAAAAGAATCTTGTTTTTGTATGCTTTTTTAACAGCTGGAAGTATCATTGTTGCTGTGATGATTTCTTCTCAATCAGCGAAATTTGCTAATGTAGCAGTGATAGATGATAAGCGATTACCAGTTTTGAATGATCAAGATGTAGATATACATTATTTGGATCACATGCCTTTACAGACAGATTTAGTGACTCAAAAATATGATGCATTTATTGAGATGAAAGATCAACTGATTGTACATACATATAAAAATGAAGATTTCAAAAAACAATTATTATTTCTATTAACAACCAATCATGAGCCATTTATGCAAATGGCTCATCAGGGAGAAACAATTTTTGGATTTATGATTATGTTTGTCATGATGCAAGCATTGTTTTATACAACATTATATGGTGAAGATAAAGAAAGTCATATGTTAGAAAGAATACATATCAGTGGTTGTTCATTGTTAAAATATTTATTATCACAATCTATTATTACTATTGTATTATCATGGAGTTCGACTTTTTCTATATTGGTTATTCTTCACATTAGCGGTTTTAATATTGGTTTTTCCTTGTATGAATATGCTTTTTTACTCTCGCTTTTAACACTATTTTCAACAGCTTTTGCTATTTTAATGAATTCTTTATTTGACAAGGAAACAACAAGTTTAAGTGCTTCAGCGATTATTGTATTAAGCTCACTTTTATCTGGGACTTTCTACTCATTTATTAAGGATGATGGTATAATTGGATTATGTATTAATGTTTTGCCCCAAAAAGTTTTGTTGGATTTATCAAAACATCTTACGCATTTTCAACAGTCACAATGGATGGGTTTGGTTTATTTAAGCAGCTTAATTTTTATTTTCTATAGCATTGCTATTGTGAAGGAAAGAAAATCTATGAGTCATCATTGA
- a CDS encoding ABC transporter ATP-binding protein: MKKIVEVSDLTKIFQQICVVDHIHFSIYEGEILCLLGPNGAGKSTTIHMLSGIMKRDAGKMKYLGQDIQDNLRQYQQILGFVPQDIALYENLTAQENLSFFASLYGLRGTERKQAVEKALGFAGLTSRRHDKVKTFSGGMKRRLNIACAIAHHPQFVIMDEPTVGIDPQSRNHILTSIKKLKEAGMTVLYTTHYMEEVEEISDRIVIMDHGKIIASGTKEQLKENLSKERQYIIELNHNQSVDLDAFYKIIGIQEVKQEHYQLQLTTLKDIENLNAIIEELLKQKQCIQKITLNEINLETVFLNLTGRKLRDK; this comes from the coding sequence ATGAAGAAAATAGTAGAAGTGTCTGATTTGACAAAAATATTTCAACAGATATGTGTTGTTGATCATATTCATTTTTCAATATATGAAGGAGAAATTCTTTGTTTGTTAGGACCTAATGGTGCTGGGAAAAGTACAACTATTCATATGTTAAGTGGCATTATGAAAAGAGATGCAGGAAAAATGAAATATCTAGGTCAAGATATTCAAGATAATTTGCGACAGTACCAGCAGATTCTGGGATTTGTACCACAAGATATTGCGTTATATGAAAATTTAACGGCACAGGAAAATCTATCTTTTTTTGCTTCGTTGTACGGACTAAGAGGCACTGAACGGAAACAGGCTGTAGAAAAGGCATTAGGGTTTGCTGGCCTAACGAGTCGTCGTCATGATAAAGTGAAAACTTTTTCTGGTGGTATGAAGAGGCGTTTGAATATCGCTTGCGCTATTGCCCATCATCCACAATTTGTTATTATGGATGAACCAACAGTAGGAATTGATCCGCAGTCTCGTAATCATATTCTAACTTCTATTAAAAAATTAAAAGAGGCTGGGATGACAGTTCTTTATACGACCCATTATATGGAAGAGGTCGAAGAAATTTCTGATCGGATTGTGATTATGGATCATGGGAAAATCATAGCTAGTGGGACTAAGGAACAGTTAAAAGAAAATCTTTCTAAGGAAAGGCAGTATATTATTGAATTAAATCATAACCAATCTGTAGATTTAGATGCATTTTATAAAATTATTGGAATCCAAGAAGTAAAGCAAGAGCATTATCAATTACAATTAACAACTTTAAAAGATATTGAAAATCTTAATGCTATTATTGAAGAGTTATTAAAACAAAAACAATGTATTCAAAAAATAACTTTAAATGAAATCAACCTAGAAACAGTTTTTTTGAATTTAACAGGAAGAAAACTGAGGGATAAATAA
- the hisC gene encoding histidinol-phosphate transaminase, whose product MSWQDKLRNVEPYQAGEQPQIKNLIKLNTNENPYDPGTKVKQAILDFDSSLLPLYPRPDADELKHSLALYHGLADDQVFIGNGSDEVLALTFLTCFNGEKPVLFPDISYSFYPVYCELYGINYHKVPLNEQLEIVKEDYYQENSGIIFPNPNAPTGLLVTSELIEDILKHNSESIVVIDEAYIDFGGESVVPLLKKYPNLLITQTFSKFRSLAGIRLGVALGNTEIISKLYDVKNSFNSYPIDSLAQVIGLASIEDSDYIHDNAKKIIETREYTKKELKALGFVMPDSYANFIFVKHPQYDAKDLFIKLRERGILVRYFDKPRIDQYLRVTIGTQKQMETFVQVIKEILSLL is encoded by the coding sequence ATGAGTTGGCAAGATAAATTAAGAAATGTGGAACCATATCAGGCTGGAGAACAGCCCCAAATTAAAAATTTAATTAAACTCAATACAAATGAAAATCCATATGATCCAGGGACAAAAGTGAAGCAGGCTATTTTAGATTTTGATTCATCGTTGTTACCACTTTATCCACGTCCTGATGCGGATGAGTTAAAACATAGCTTAGCATTGTATCATGGACTTGCAGATGATCAGGTCTTTATAGGAAATGGTTCTGATGAAGTTTTGGCATTGACTTTTTTAACATGTTTTAATGGGGAAAAGCCAGTCTTGTTCCCTGATATTAGTTATTCTTTTTATCCGGTTTATTGTGAATTATATGGTATCAATTATCATAAAGTTCCATTAAATGAACAATTAGAAATTGTTAAAGAAGACTATTATCAGGAAAATAGTGGGATTATTTTTCCTAATCCCAATGCGCCAACGGGATTGCTTGTCACAAGTGAATTGATTGAAGATATTTTAAAACATAATAGTGAGAGTATTGTCGTAATTGATGAAGCTTATATTGATTTTGGTGGAGAAAGTGTTGTACCACTTTTAAAGAAATATCCAAATCTTTTAATTACTCAAACTTTTTCAAAGTTTAGATCTTTAGCTGGTATACGCCTTGGTGTTGCATTAGGAAATACAGAAATTATTTCTAAATTGTATGATGTGAAGAATTCTTTTAATTCTTATCCAATTGATAGTTTAGCTCAGGTCATTGGTCTGGCAAGTATTGAGGATAGTGATTATATTCATGATAATGCAAAAAAGATTATAGAAACAAGAGAGTATACAAAAAAAGAACTAAAGGCACTTGGCTTTGTTATGCCTGATTCATATGCTAATTTTATCTTTGTTAAGCACCCTCAATATGATGCAAAAGATTTATTTATTAAATTAAGGGAAAGAGGAATCTTAGTTCGTTATTTTGATAAACCGAGAATTGATCAATATTTAAGAGTAACTATTGGAACTCAAAAACAAATGGAAACATTTGTTCAAGTGATAAAAGAAATTTTAAGCCTTCTTTAA
- the ppaX gene encoding pyrophosphatase PpaX has protein sequence MKKDLAVIFDLDGTLLNTDLLIRKSFEHVFQHYKPDYKLSDEEHLSFLGPTLKDTFERYFPESMTEELIEYYREYNHSHHALYVTIYPTVKDTLEYLKNHNYPLGVVTTKYSQAAYIGLDLFNLRQYFDIVLGMDHVSNVKPDPEGILRVMQETNCKKALYIGDNTSDILAGKNAGVYTAGVKWTPKGTQDMEKLNPDLMIHQMDDIIEFIERV, from the coding sequence ATGAAGAAAGATTTAGCTGTTATATTTGATTTGGATGGAACATTGTTAAATACTGATTTGTTAATTAGAAAATCTTTTGAACATGTTTTTCAACATTATAAACCTGATTATAAGTTAAGTGATGAAGAACATCTCTCTTTTTTAGGACCAACTTTAAAAGATACTTTTGAAAGATATTTCCCAGAGTCAATGACAGAGGAGTTAATCGAATATTATCGTGAATATAATCATAGTCATCATGCATTATATGTCACAATTTATCCAACTGTCAAAGATACTTTAGAATATTTAAAAAATCACAACTATCCACTTGGAGTTGTGACAACAAAATATTCACAGGCTGCCTATATAGGATTAGATTTGTTTAATTTAAGACAATATTTTGATATTGTTTTAGGAATGGATCATGTCAGCAATGTGAAACCTGATCCAGAGGGAATTTTAAGAGTTATGCAAGAAACAAATTGTAAAAAAGCTCTCTATATTGGTGATAATACAAGTGATATCTTAGCAGGAAAGAATGCAGGTGTTTACACAGCAGGTGTGAAATGGACACCAAAAGGAACGCAAGATATGGAAAAATTGAATCCTGATTTGATGATTCATCAAATGGATGACATAATTGAATTTATAGAAAGGGTGTAA
- a CDS encoding zinc ribbon domain-containing protein — protein MKKCPRCGYDVKDDEKFCPHCGLDLQDRYRAIKPKNKSMTYLLYVIIFFSFITIPLLYSRFLNDVSENFVQSSDKKVELKKMTDEKPTGLFASFDTLADFKNQFTNVDGIVESITQKENELLAKGNYVYDKSYSIQVLDNYDILYRFIYTAQINEQLSLQIERKYDRGHTYNTEIVTLKKTGAKTFEQLFLTNEEKAIMHQFIGDEDVTEKLIADFSKRQDEFEKKKKTLGHYGIGNYNGQSSFVAYRQQDSYYSELKYSHELSDYMS, from the coding sequence ATGAAGAAATGTCCAAGATGTGGATATGATGTGAAAGATGATGAAAAGTTTTGTCCACACTGTGGGTTAGATTTACAAGATCGTTATAGAGCGATTAAACCTAAAAATAAATCAATGACATATTTATTATATGTGATTATCTTTTTCTCATTTATTACAATACCATTATTATATAGTCGTTTTTTAAATGATGTGAGTGAGAATTTTGTTCAGTCATCAGATAAGAAAGTAGAATTAAAGAAAATGACTGATGAAAAGCCAACAGGGTTATTTGCGTCTTTTGATACATTGGCTGATTTTAAGAATCAGTTTACAAATGTTGATGGGATCGTTGAATCAATTACGCAAAAAGAAAATGAACTTCTTGCAAAAGGAAATTACGTATATGATAAATCATATAGTATTCAGGTTTTAGATAATTATGATATTTTATATCGTTTTATTTATACTGCCCAAATTAATGAACAATTAAGTTTACAAATAGAACGTAAATATGATCGAGGTCATACTTATAATACAGAAATTGTGACATTAAAGAAAACAGGTGCAAAGACTTTTGAACAATTGTTTTTAACTAATGAAGAAAAAGCAATTATGCATCAGTTTATAGGTGATGAAGATGTCACTGAAAAATTAATTGCTGATTTTTCTAAACGACAGGATGAATTTGAAAAGAAAAAGAAAACATTAGGACATTATGGAATTGGAAATTATAATGGACAATCTTCTTTTGTGGCATATAGACAACAGGACAGTTATTATTCTGAACTAAAATATAGTCATGAATTAAGTGATTACATGAGTTAA
- the gpmI gene encoding 2,3-bisphosphoglycerate-independent phosphoglycerate mutase — MKKRPVVLCIMDGYGLTDRVDGNAVKLANTPCLDDLMAMYPTTTLKASGNAVGLPEGQMGNSEVGHLNIGAGRIVYQSLTLINKAVEDGTFYTNETFLKAITHAKENNSKLHIWGLLSNGGVHSSNEHIYALLKLAKDQGLEKVYVHAFLDGRDVAPDSGADFVQELQDKMNEIGVGQIASVSGRYYAMDRDKRMDRVELAYNALVGKSGETYGDPVQYVKDSYAKEVYDEFVIPGYNPATDGAISDNDAIIFANFRPDRAIQMSNVFTADVYEDFKPTDKPKNIFFVCMMRYADTVNGEIAFHSLDLTNTLGDYLSAKGMKQLRIAETEKYAHVTFFMDGGVDKEIDGATRVLINSPKVATYDLQPEMSAYEVKDALIAELDKDIYDVVIVNFANCDMVGHTGIIPAAIKAVSVVDECVGEVYEKVLELGGTMLITADHGNSEKLLDEENNPFTAHTTNLVPLIVTNTHLDLKEDGKLGDLAPTILQLLGLAIPAEMTGESLLK; from the coding sequence ATGAAAAAGAGACCAGTGGTTTTATGTATTATGGATGGTTATGGTTTAACTGATAGAGTTGATGGAAATGCAGTCAAGTTAGCGAATACACCATGTTTAGATGATTTAATGGCAATGTATCCAACAACAACTTTAAAAGCAAGTGGAAATGCAGTTGGATTGCCTGAAGGACAAATGGGTAATAGTGAAGTTGGACATTTAAATATTGGAGCGGGAAGAATTGTTTATCAATCTTTAACTCTCATTAATAAAGCTGTTGAAGATGGAACATTTTATACAAATGAAACATTCTTAAAAGCAATTACACATGCAAAAGAAAATAATTCTAAATTACATATTTGGGGATTATTATCAAATGGTGGTGTTCACTCTTCAAATGAACATATTTATGCATTATTAAAATTAGCGAAAGACCAAGGATTAGAAAAAGTTTATGTTCATGCATTTTTAGATGGTAGAGATGTTGCCCCAGATAGTGGAGCAGACTTTGTACAAGAACTTCAAGATAAAATGAATGAAATTGGTGTTGGTCAAATTGCTTCTGTTTCTGGTAGATATTATGCAATGGACAGAGATAAGAGAATGGATCGTGTAGAATTAGCTTATAATGCATTAGTTGGAAAATCAGGTGAAACATATGGTGATCCAGTTCAATATGTTAAAGATTCTTATGCAAAAGAAGTTTATGACGAATTTGTTATTCCAGGATATAATCCAGCAACTGATGGAGCAATTTCAGATAATGATGCTATTATTTTTGCAAACTTCAGACCTGATAGAGCAATTCAAATGTCTAATGTCTTTACTGCTGATGTTTATGAAGACTTTAAACCAACTGATAAACCAAAGAATATTTTCTTTGTATGTATGATGCGTTATGCTGACACTGTTAATGGTGAAATTGCATTCCATTCATTAGATTTAACAAATACTTTAGGTGATTATTTATCAGCTAAAGGAATGAAACAATTAAGAATTGCTGAAACTGAAAAATATGCCCATGTGACATTCTTCATGGATGGTGGTGTAGATAAGGAAATTGATGGAGCAACACGTGTTTTAATTAATTCACCAAAAGTTGCAACATATGATTTACAACCAGAAATGAGTGCGTATGAAGTCAAAGACGCATTAATTGCTGAATTAGATAAAGATATTTATGATGTTGTTATTGTGAACTTTGCAAACTGTGATATGGTTGGACATACTGGTATTATTCCAGCAGCGATTAAAGCAGTTAGTGTTGTTGATGAATGTGTTGGTGAAGTTTATGAAAAAGTTCTTGAATTAGGTGGAACAATGTTAATTACTGCTGATCATGGTAATAGTGAGAAATTGTTAGATGAGGAAAATAATCCATTTACTGCTCATACAACAAATCTTGTTCCATTAATTGTAACAAATACACATTTAGATTTAAAAGAAGATGGAAAATTAGGAGATTTAGCTCCAACTATCTTACAGTTATTAGGATTAGCAATTCCTGCTGAAATGACTGGTGAAAGTCTATTGAAATAA
- a CDS encoding helix-turn-helix transcriptional regulator: protein MKKNIIISAKLKRPIPRKDYIIRKPLFAKLDTMDEYTFVMIEGAAGSGKTTLMSSYIDYHQLETVKWLTLDKNFNDPFLFFQYFIEMFHVEIDLTAYHYLLTDNFMKESLYQIVDMLCCDFQKLEKHYLVLDNVHFLKDSFLCELLDMLFKELPQHIHVIMLGRNLPQIHLSHYYANHQILTISSAELIMSDEEAEQFLTKTLHAPYNGELIYLAHGWVAALALLYSFSVELHDQVMQMDLLEDYIEKEFLKEWDTSVVEFIQLTAVLDFFDENLCEYLCPQIAFQPTIQLLMHHHVLLIQLDETTYTYHDLIKEYFIKKFEQENKKQKSQYLGRVAQYYENKKDYDECLKYLLWKQDYEKMMELIVLIPQNGKTLAYLTKVPVDEIMKNADFAIQYFFYFYVNSDELTCQKIYQHTSSYIQEYPSLTVFNNLKLFVEDRIKTRINPMTSLSEIIDLNLSEVTLAIVLLKDIFLLYLKDEIEMAKKYIAKAHELIQKHPHNYLRYFYFITCAQFYEYLGEYTVSIHYFKQAYTYLYSSPHLEIGYYVGIAGVYIKQMYLKEAQSCFDLIAEKVESQPHRMQVAYYHTYIQLLYLQEHYEQANQLWITFFEQCDPLEIVYLAHILQMRYSYHQYEFIFDLFKKEYQLTNSDELDSDAHILYALIDYHQHKEEQARLLLEKTLIYCRKKMLRLNLIEINLYLILYFHQSYTEKEIADLWKEAIHYIIKEHVYLPFWLIRHDFHQFVEICHQYQLFALIDSQERLIIQSLLPQPMVLTVREKDVMKMLQKGYTNKQIAEALNISLATVKTHLINIFSKLHVNNRVEALTKYQEIYE, encoded by the coding sequence ATGAAAAAGAATATCATTATATCAGCAAAATTGAAAAGACCTATTCCAAGAAAGGATTATATTATTAGAAAGCCATTATTTGCTAAATTGGATACAATGGATGAATATACTTTTGTCATGATTGAAGGAGCGGCTGGAAGTGGTAAAACAACATTAATGAGTTCTTACATTGATTATCATCAATTAGAAACGGTTAAATGGTTAACATTAGATAAAAACTTTAATGATCCTTTTTTATTCTTTCAATATTTTATTGAAATGTTTCATGTAGAAATAGATTTAACAGCATATCATTATTTATTAACAGATAACTTTATGAAAGAGAGTCTTTATCAAATTGTGGATATGTTATGTTGTGATTTTCAAAAATTAGAGAAACACTATCTGGTATTGGATAATGTTCATTTTTTGAAAGACTCTTTTTTATGTGAATTGCTAGATATGTTATTTAAGGAATTACCACAACATATTCATGTTATTATGTTAGGAAGGAATTTACCTCAAATTCATTTGAGTCATTATTATGCAAATCATCAAATTTTAACAATTTCATCAGCTGAATTGATTATGAGTGATGAAGAAGCTGAACAATTTTTAACCAAAACACTACATGCTCCTTATAATGGTGAACTGATATATTTAGCTCATGGATGGGTTGCAGCCTTAGCCCTTCTTTACTCGTTTTCGGTGGAATTGCATGACCAAGTCATGCAGATGGATTTATTAGAAGATTATATTGAAAAAGAATTTTTAAAAGAATGGGATACATCTGTTGTAGAATTTATTCAATTAACAGCTGTTTTAGATTTCTTTGATGAAAACTTATGTGAATATCTGTGCCCCCAAATTGCTTTTCAACCCACAATTCAATTATTGATGCACCATCATGTTCTTCTTATACAATTAGATGAAACCACATATACATATCATGATCTTATTAAAGAATATTTTATAAAGAAATTTGAACAAGAAAATAAAAAGCAGAAATCTCAATATTTGGGCCGAGTTGCTCAATATTATGAAAATAAAAAGGATTATGATGAGTGTTTAAAATACTTGTTATGGAAACAGGATTATGAGAAAATGATGGAATTAATTGTACTTATTCCTCAAAATGGTAAGACTCTTGCTTATTTAACAAAAGTACCAGTTGATGAAATTATGAAAAATGCTGATTTTGCTATTCAATATTTCTTTTATTTTTATGTGAATTCAGATGAACTTACATGTCAGAAAATTTATCAGCATACAAGTTCTTATATTCAAGAGTATCCTTCATTAACGGTTTTTAATAATTTGAAATTGTTTGTTGAAGATCGTATTAAAACACGTATCAATCCAATGACATCATTATCAGAAATCATTGATCTGAATTTAAGTGAAGTCACTTTAGCAATCGTTCTTTTAAAAGATATATTTTTACTTTATTTAAAAGATGAAATAGAAATGGCAAAAAAATATATTGCTAAAGCACATGAACTTATACAAAAACATCCTCATAATTATTTGCGATATTTTTATTTTATAACATGTGCACAATTTTATGAGTATTTAGGTGAATATACAGTTTCTATCCATTATTTTAAGCAAGCGTATACTTATTTGTATAGTTCACCTCATTTAGAAATTGGATATTATGTGGGTATAGCAGGAGTCTATATAAAACAGATGTATCTTAAAGAAGCGCAAAGTTGTTTTGATCTGATTGCTGAAAAAGTTGAGAGTCAGCCTCATCGTATGCAAGTAGCTTATTATCATACTTATATACAGTTATTATATTTACAAGAACATTATGAACAGGCAAATCAGTTATGGATAACTTTTTTTGAACAATGTGATCCTTTAGAAATTGTCTATTTAGCACATATATTGCAAATGCGTTATTCGTATCATCAATATGAATTTATCTTTGATTTATTTAAAAAAGAATATCAATTAACAAATTCAGATGAATTGGATAGCGATGCTCATATTCTTTATGCATTGATTGATTATCATCAGCATAAAGAAGAACAAGCACGTCTTTTGCTTGAAAAAACACTTATTTATTGTCGTAAGAAAATGCTACGATTAAATCTCATTGAAATAAATCTTTACCTGATTCTCTATTTTCACCAAAGTTATACTGAAAAAGAAATTGCTGATTTGTGGAAAGAAGCAATTCATTATATCATTAAGGAGCATGTTTATTTACCATTCTGGTTGATTCGTCATGATTTTCATCAGTTTGTTGAAATATGTCATCAATATCAACTTTTTGCATTGATTGATTCACAGGAAAGGTTAATCATTCAATCATTATTACCTCAGCCAATGGTCTTAACAGTGCGTGAAAAGGATGTTATGAAAATGTTGCAAAAAGGATATACCAATAAACAAATTGCTGAAGCATTAAATATTTCATTAGCAACAGTCAAAACACATTTGATTAATATTTTTTCTAAACTTCATGTTAATAATCGGGTTGAAGCTTTAACAAAATATCAGGAAATATATGAATAA
- a CDS encoding Cof-type HAD-IIB family hydrolase translates to MKILFSDMDGTLIDHNMSISDQNIKKMKELREQGHLIALCTGRNLMETRQITDYIDFPFDYLVLNNGGHILNKNYETLFEKKIDKKIGIDILKHTTSYPGMWSFFCDGNVNYGYKDGITINHGSVDKEVIDIDFIDAFKEADHFQIIAFNQDDEGVEDAKVCFDYIQQQYGDYVEAYFNTHYVDVVPSGCSKGTGVLKLLELISETVDEVYAIGDSYNDLSMLEVANYGYTFYHAHDDIKNATPYHVDYVYEVIEDMLGGRK, encoded by the coding sequence TTGAAGATTTTATTTAGTGATATGGATGGAACATTGATTGATCATAATATGAGTATTTCTGATCAAAATATTAAGAAGATGAAGGAATTAAGAGAACAAGGTCATTTGATTGCTTTATGTACAGGAAGAAATCTAATGGAAACAAGACAGATTACAGATTATATTGATTTTCCATTTGATTATCTTGTTTTAAATAATGGAGGACATATTTTAAATAAAAATTATGAGACTTTATTTGAAAAGAAAATAGATAAAAAAATTGGGATTGATATCCTTAAACATACAACAAGTTATCCTGGGATGTGGTCATTCTTTTGTGATGGGAATGTGAATTATGGATATAAAGATGGTATCACGATTAATCATGGAAGTGTTGATAAAGAAGTGATTGATATTGATTTTATAGATGCTTTTAAAGAGGCTGATCATTTTCAAATTATTGCATTTAATCAGGATGATGAAGGTGTTGAAGATGCCAAGGTATGTTTTGATTATATTCAACAACAATATGGGGATTATGTTGAAGCGTATTTTAATACCCATTATGTAGATGTGGTTCCTAGTGGCTGTTCAAAAGGAACAGGTGTTTTAAAACTTTTAGAATTGATATCTGAAACAGTAGATGAAGTTTATGCGATTGGGGATTCGTATAATGATTTATCAATGTTAGAAGTAGCAAATTATGGCTATACATTTTATCATGCACATGATGATATTAAAAATGCGACACCATATCATGTTGATTATGTTTATGAAGTGATTGAAGATATGTTAGGGGGAAGAAAATAA
- a CDS encoding ABC transporter permease, translating to MKYINVLWLDIKNLFTNIAWLFYGIVFPLLLIIILGYLTHNDYGNSIRSYDYYGVTLIIFSILNTGTIAANSFMEDKMKMGNMRIVFSPIHLSWVYISKIIASAFFNLICHCFVVIILLIGFQLNLGLHIGTLFILMMIGECFGATLGVCICCVLKSESLCNQILSLVIQLAAALGGVFFSLDRFGDIFTKLSYISPIKWMIQACFMYIYDGQSGPLYLCMGVLIIGILICLWVCQKTWHGEDCL from the coding sequence ATGAAATATATAAATGTTTTATGGTTAGATATTAAAAATTTATTTACGAATATTGCTTGGCTTTTTTATGGTATTGTTTTTCCTTTATTGTTAATTATTATTTTAGGATATTTAACTCATAATGATTATGGGAATTCAATACGTTCTTATGATTATTATGGTGTGACATTGATTATCTTTTCTATTTTAAATACAGGGACAATTGCTGCTAATAGTTTTATGGAAGATAAAATGAAAATGGGAAACATGCGTATTGTTTTTTCTCCTATTCATCTTTCATGGGTTTATATATCAAAGATTATAGCATCAGCATTTTTTAATCTTATTTGTCATTGTTTTGTTGTGATAATATTACTTATTGGTTTTCAATTAAACTTAGGATTACATATAGGCACTCTATTTATATTAATGATGATTGGTGAATGTTTTGGAGCTACCTTAGGCGTTTGCATATGCTGTGTTTTAAAATCTGAAAGTCTTTGTAATCAAATATTAAGTCTTGTTATTCAATTGGCAGCGGCGTTAGGAGGAGTGTTCTTTTCTTTAGATCGATTCGGAGATATTTTTACGAAATTGAGTTATATTTCACCTATAAAATGGATGATTCAGGCATGCTTTATGTATATTTATGATGGTCAGAGTGGACCGCTTTATTTATGTATGGGGGTACTAATCATTGGAATATTGATATGTCTGTGGGTTTGTCAAAAAACATGGCATGGGGAGGATTGTTTGTGA
- a CDS encoding thioredoxin family protein — MKKIMYWLLSLFLLVGCSQTSVEKIKINGIVPIQYQELIQNLNSDVKFILYIGRPDCGDCQEFYPILEDYINQHEGTGIYYLNIKAFRDRAKEADASQEEKDFYENLYHELHFDWTPTIHIISQGKFVKTYQYLDEEYFNISDREKQKKRRQEFLDEFVVFMDAYFKED; from the coding sequence ATGAAAAAAATAATGTATTGGCTATTGAGTTTGTTTTTATTAGTAGGATGTTCACAAACTTCAGTAGAAAAGATAAAAATAAATGGCATTGTGCCTATTCAGTATCAAGAGTTAATACAGAATTTAAATTCAGATGTTAAATTTATATTATATATTGGTAGACCTGATTGTGGTGATTGTCAGGAATTTTATCCAATATTAGAAGATTATATCAATCAGCATGAAGGAACAGGCATTTATTATTTAAATATTAAAGCGTTTAGAGATCGTGCCAAAGAAGCAGATGCAAGTCAGGAAGAAAAAGATTTTTATGAAAATTTATATCATGAATTGCATTTTGACTGGACACCAACAATCCATATTATTTCTCAAGGAAAGTTTGTCAAAACTTATCAATATCTTGATGAAGAATATTTTAATATAAGTGATAGAGAAAAACAAAAAAAACGCCGACAAGAATTTTTAGATGAATTTGTTGTGTTTATGGATGCATATTTTAAGGAGGATTAA